The Chloroflexota bacterium sequence TGCTGAACACGGCGACAGTCGCCCCCATTACGTCCACCATCCGCGGCCTCCCAAGTGAGGTCGTCGTCGGCCCGGACGAAGGCCTGCGGCACGACTCGGCCATCAACCTCGACCACGTCCAGACCGTCGAGCAACGCCAACTCCACCGCTACGTCGGCTCGCTCAGCCCCAACAAAATGCGCCAGGTCTGCCGAGCCCTAGCCATCGCCACCGGCTGCGCCTGAGGCGACCACGGCGCCGCCCGCCGTACAGAGACTAGGCAGAAATCGAGGAGATACGCCGGGCTACTCGATGACCACGGGGTTCCGCCGGCGATATGGCGCTCGTGTCGGGGTCAGCGCATCCGTCCGGGCTTCCGGCGCGAGCAGGAGCTGCTTGAGGTCCGGCTTCTTCGGCTGTTCGGGTCGCCGCCGCTGCTGGCGACGTTCGCTGTCTCGGCTACCCATCTGCCAGGCTCACCTGCTCCAACACCTTGCGGTTCCAGATGAACTCCGGCATGCGGCCTTGGAGGACACGCACGACGGCCAGGGCCGCGCGGCGCTCGAGCTCCAGCACCGATTCCTCGGACATGTACGCCGCGTGCGGCGTGACGATGGCGTTGGGCTCTGCGAGCAGCGGGTGGCCGTCTGGTGGCGGCTCGGCCTCCAGGACGTCGATGCCCGCGCCGGCGATCCAGCCTTCGGACAGCGCCCGGGCCAGCGCGTATTCGTCGATGAGCGGCCCCCGCGCCGTGTTGATCAGAAAGGCCTCCGGCTTCATGGCCTGCAGCTCGGCCTCGCCGATCACGTGGTGGGTTTCGGGCGTGAGGGGGGCGTGCACCGAGATCGCGTCCGACTCGGCCAGCAGCCGCTCCTTGCTCACCAGCTCGGCCCCGATGTCCGCCACGCGGTCGGCGGTGATGTAGGGATCGAACACCAGGATCTTGAGCCCGTGCGGGATCGCGCGCAGCGCCAGCGCGTGGCCGATGCGGCCGTAGCCCAGGATGCCGAGCGTGCGCCCGCGCATGCGGTGGATGGGGCGCGCCGGCTTGGTCTCCCAGCGATCCGCCTTGGTGAGCCGGTCCAGCGCCACGATCTTGCGGGAAAGCGCCATCAGCAGCGCCATGGCGTGGTCGGCCACCTCCTCGATGGCGTAGTCGGGCACGTAGGTCACCGGGATGCCGCGCCGGGTGCAGGCGTCCACGTCGATGTTGTCCGTGCCCACGCCGGTGCGTCCGACCACCCCCAGGCGAGGCGAGGCCGCGATCACGCGCTCGGTGACCTTGGCGAAGCAGGTGATGATGCCGGTCACGTCCTGCGCCAGCTCCACCAGGCGGTCCTCGTCGGGGCTGTCCGACTCGATTACCTCGGCGTCAAGCGCGGCCAGCACCTCGCGCTCCGGCGCCGTGCTGGGCCAGGCGATGTCCGTGATCAGAATCTTGTGGCCGGCGGTCTCGTCAGACATAAGGCCCCACGCGCGCGATTCGCAAGCACCGCGACTTTAGAGAGGCCCGTTTCCCAGTGTCAACGCCGGCGGGCGTAGAGTGCGGAGTGCTCGGTGTATGCGACGCCTGCAATGCCATACCAATTCAATCCCAGCCGAAGCCGGCAAAGCCAATAGGTGCCAGACGTCCCTACCGACCACGAATGGACCCTGGAGACCGAGCGTCTGCTGCTTGCGCCAATGACGGTAGCCCACGCCGCGCAGCTGCATGCGTTGCTTTGGACTCTCGATTCGGACGCACCTGTCGAGGACGGCTCTCCGCCGAGCCTGGAGGATCTCCAAGCGCGGATTCGCCGATGGGAGCGCCGCCGATCACCGGACGGCGCCGAAATCTGGCTCAACTGGACGCTCCGGCTGAAGCACGACCAAACCGCGGTGGGGCGCATGCAAGCGACCGTGACCGATCAGTGGGCCGACATGGCCTGGGTCATCGGACGACGCTTTCGAACACAGGGCTATGCGACCGAGGCGGCGCGGTGCATTGCGGCCTGGCTGCTGGGATTCTTCAGCCTGGACGAGATCCGGGCGGAGATCCACCCCGACAACACCGCATCCCAGCGAGTCGCTACCAAGCTAGGCATGCGCAGCACCGGCAAACGGACCAGCGACGGCGAGGAGGTCTGGGCCCTCCGGCTCTGCCCATCACCCGACGACGGCTCAAACTGACCGGCCAAGCTCTTCGGCGCAATCGCACACGGCGGCGACTTCGGCCCTAGCCGCGTTCGCGGAAGCCAGGCACAGTCAGTCGCTCGGGAATCGCCGGACTAGGCCCCGACCTTCGTCGCCACGTCCCCCACGCGCACCGTCCCCGACTGGACCACGCGCGTGTTGATGCCGCGCATCCGCATCTGCCGTCCCAACGGCGTGCTGATGAATCGCAGCGCGTCTTGCCCGAACCGTGCGGCGAACTTCCGGCAGCCCGTGTGCGGTTCCTTGGAAATTTCGATCACCGCCGACCCGATGGCGAGCCGCGCCCCCGGCGGTAGGTTGTCTTCGCTCATGTCGATATCGATCACCAGCTGATCGCCTGCCAGCGGCCAGCGCTCCTCGGACTGGGCGAGAAGGTCAAGTAGACGGGAGTTGATGATCGTGATCTGCGCCGCCGGGTTCGGACCCCCGGTGGGCGTAACCGTGCTGCCGCGATCCTTCCAGCTGTCTCCGACCAGGCCGGTGGCCACATCGAGCGTGCCCTCCGCAATCACCTCGCGCGCATCGACCTCAGGTCGCCGCACGATCATGCACACGGGACCGCCGTCCGCCGGCGACCCCCGCAAGTGGTCGAGGCCGGCTTCCAGCTCTTCGCCGGTCCGGAAAAGCGCAGCGCCGACTGAATCTCCCACCTTGGTCTCCTCTGCTCTTACGGACGTGTCCCTGGAGGCGTTGCCAGCCGCTTGAGTTTGCCCCGTGCGTGGTCCGGTGGCGGTCGGTCAGCCTCTTAGCAGCCCCGCGTCCACATGCTCACGTTCGGCAGACAGCCCTCGATGGCCTTCACTTCCCTGATCGCCACAGGCTCCTGCGCATTCTCGATCTTCGTCAGCGTGGTCGCCGAGGGCGCGTGGTCCTCCTTGAGGTGACCGAAGATCGTGTGATCCCCGGAGACCGCGTCGCTCGCGGCCAGGTCGCCCAGGAGGATGTAGAACCGCGATCCGTTGGAGTTGTCGGCCCCGTTGGGCGCCATCGCCAGGTGACCGCGCGCGTAGGGCCGCTGGGGCGGCTCGAGCTCATAGGTGTAGCCCGGCCCGCCGGTGCCGGTGCCGGTCGGATCGCCGGTTTCGGCCAGCACGCCCGGAAGCACGCGATAGAACACCATGCCGGTGTAGAACCCCTCGTTGAGGAGGAACGTGAAGCTGTTGACCGCCAGCGGCGCTTCCGCCGGCAGCAGGATGAACGTCATGCGCCCGACGTCGGTGGTGACGATGACGCTATAGGGCCGATTGGGGTCGATTCCCATATCCGGGTAGGCCGCGAACGTCGGCGGCCCTTCGGGCTCGGATTCGCCGCAGGCGACCACGACCATCGCCATTGCCAGCGCCAGTGCAACGACGACCATTTGTCGCATCATCGTTCTCCCCTATGCGTCGTCACCAGCCCACCGCCTATTTTGCCGCGCCCGCCGCGCGATTGCCACGGGCCGCTGTCCAGCGCGGATGGGTGGATGGCGGATCGTCTTGCGTCCGTCATTCCCGCGGAAGCGGGAATCCAGCCCGAATTCGCCTGCACCCTCACCTTCGGCCCCTTCCCTTCGAGAAATCGTCGCGTGACCCCTCCGTCATTCCGGCGAAAGCCGGAATCCAGTCCGGTCAGATCTGGGAACCGGGAATTTGGGGTAAATCCTGCCTCGTACTTGATTCGGGGGGCGGGACTCAGACCCGCCCATTCGGGGGTCTGTCGACGTCTCTTCAAAGGAGCGGCGACAAGACCAGCCGCTCGACGATCCGGCCCACAACCGAGTCCGCCGCAACGTCGACGGCCACTTGGGCCGCCGTCCGACCCACTCCGGCGTCGTCCGCGGCGGACCGCATGGCGCCGCGTAGGTCGCCGTCGCGGCAGTCGACCGTGAGCGGGTGCGCCTCTATGGTGAAGAGCTCCGGCCACAGCAGGGTGCCCACCGCCGCCGGGTCGTGCAGCAGCAGCTTGCCGCCGCGTCCGGTGAACTGCTCGGCGCGGGCGCGCCGGATCAGCTCGCCCAGGAAGGCGCTCCGGGGCTCGGAGTCTGACAGCAGGCGCGACTCGACCGTCTCGTCGCTCACCGCCAGCTGGTGCGTCACGTCCAGCGGCGTCACGATCACCGGCAGGCCGGAGGCCAGGACCACATCCGCCGCTTCGGGGTCCACGTAGAAGTTGAACTCCGCGTGCGGCGTCACGTTTCCGCCGGCATGCAGCGATCCGCCCATGACCACGATGGCCGCCGCTCGTTGCATCGCCGCGGGGTCGCGCTGGAGCGCCGCCGCCACGTTCGTCAGCGGACCCAGGGCGATCACCGTCACCGGTTCGGGTGACGCCCCGACTTCCTCAATGATCACGCCCACGGCGTCAACCGGGATGTCCGTGGGTTCAGTGGCAGGCCGGCGCCAGCGTTCGTGACCGGTGATCCCGGCCAGGCCGTCCGAGCCGTGGACCTCCTCCGCCGTCACCAGGTCGCGCGCCAAGGGCTTGGCGCAGCCCTGGGCCAGTCGGATCCCGCGACCGGGTGCCAGGATGCGCAGCAGGTAGTCGGCGTTCGCCGTGCCCGTCGCCAGGTCCACGTTCCCCGCCACCGTCGTCACCGCGCGCACGGAAAGATCGGGCGAGGCCAGCGCCAACGCCAGGGCCAACGCGTCATCGACGCCCGGATCCGAATCGATGACGACGGGAACGCTGGTTGGCATCGGCTCGCTTTCCGGCTCGCTAGTTCGGTGGCCCATGCTGCGCGCGGCATGGACGGCTCCACAAGCGTCCCACGCTGCACGCCACGTGCGCCACCGCGAAAATCCCGGCGCGCCGTAACGGCGGTTCGCGAACCTCCCTACGTAACTTGCGGAGACTCACTGCCATAATGCGGTCACCGGCGATTCCCTCCGGCGCGGAAGGGGCAAGCGATGCCGCGTGACCTGGCAATTGGCAATGGCCGCCTGCTCGTCGCATTCGATGGCGATTATCGGGTCCGCGACATCTACTTCCCCCACGTGGGGCTGTGGAATCACGCCGGCCACGATCCATTTCGATTCGGCATCTGGGTCGACGGCGCCTTCGCGTGGATCACCGCGCGCACCTGGAACGGCACGCTGCGCTACCGCCCGGACACCCTGGTCAGCGACGTTCGCCTCGTCAACGACGATCTCGGGCTGGAGCTGATCTGCGCCGACACCGTGGACTTCCATCGCCCCATCTACCTTCGACGCATGGTCGTTCGCGACCTGCGGGGCGCCCCGCGGCACGTCAAGCTTTTCTTCCACCACGACTTCTACCTATTCCGCGACGGCGTGGGCGACACCACGTATTTCGATCCCCTCACGCGCGGCATCGTGCATCACAAGCGGGACGTGCTGTTCATGGCCAACGCGTGGGCGGGCGAGCAGCCGGGCTTCGACGCGGTCAGCACGGGCACCAAGCATCTGCACGGATTGGAGGGCACCTGGCGCGACGCCGAGGACGGCAATCTTTCCGGCAACGCCATCGCC is a genomic window containing:
- a CDS encoding type II toxin-antitoxin system PemK/MazF family toxin; translation: MAGGLDAGPRRGEIWHYGFKSPDKRRPVVVLTRQEVLPLLNTATVAPITSTIRGLPSEVVVGPDEGLRHDSAINLDHVQTVEQRQLHRYVGSLSPNKMRQVCRALAIATGCA
- a CDS encoding C-terminal binding protein; protein product: MSDETAGHKILITDIAWPSTAPEREVLAALDAEVIESDSPDEDRLVELAQDVTGIITCFAKVTERVIAASPRLGVVGRTGVGTDNIDVDACTRRGIPVTYVPDYAIEEVADHAMALLMALSRKIVALDRLTKADRWETKPARPIHRMRGRTLGILGYGRIGHALALRAIPHGLKILVFDPYITADRVADIGAELVSKERLLAESDAISVHAPLTPETHHVIGEAELQAMKPEAFLINTARGPLIDEYALARALSEGWIAGAGIDVLEAEPPPDGHPLLAEPNAIVTPHAAYMSEESVLELERRAALAVVRVLQGRMPEFIWNRKVLEQVSLADG
- a CDS encoding GNAT family N-acetyltransferase; the encoded protein is MPDVPTDHEWTLETERLLLAPMTVAHAAQLHALLWTLDSDAPVEDGSPPSLEDLQARIRRWERRRSPDGAEIWLNWTLRLKHDQTAVGRMQATVTDQWADMAWVIGRRFRTQGYATEAARCIAAWLLGFFSLDEIRAEIHPDNTASQRVATKLGMRSTGKRTSDGEEVWALRLCPSPDDGSN
- a CDS encoding MOSC domain-containing protein; this translates as MGDSVGAALFRTGEELEAGLDHLRGSPADGGPVCMIVRRPEVDAREVIAEGTLDVATGLVGDSWKDRGSTVTPTGGPNPAAQITIINSRLLDLLAQSEERWPLAGDQLVIDIDMSEDNLPPGARLAIGSAVIEISKEPHTGCRKFAARFGQDALRFISTPLGRQMRMRGINTRVVQSGTVRVGDVATKVGA
- a CDS encoding peptidylprolyl isomerase; this translates as MVVVALALAMAMVVVACGESEPEGPPTFAAYPDMGIDPNRPYSVIVTTDVGRMTFILLPAEAPLAVNSFTFLLNEGFYTGMVFYRVLPGVLAETGDPTGTGTGGPGYTYELEPPQRPYARGHLAMAPNGADNSNGSRFYILLGDLAASDAVSGDHTIFGHLKEDHAPSATTLTKIENAQEPVAIREVKAIEGCLPNVSMWTRGC
- a CDS encoding nucleoside hydrolase: MPTSVPVVIDSDPGVDDALALALALASPDLSVRAVTTVAGNVDLATGTANADYLLRILAPGRGIRLAQGCAKPLARDLVTAEEVHGSDGLAGITGHERWRRPATEPTDIPVDAVGVIIEEVGASPEPVTVIALGPLTNVAAALQRDPAAMQRAAAIVVMGGSLHAGGNVTPHAEFNFYVDPEAADVVLASGLPVIVTPLDVTHQLAVSDETVESRLLSDSEPRSAFLGELIRRARAEQFTGRGGKLLLHDPAAVGTLLWPELFTIEAHPLTVDCRDGDLRGAMRSAADDAGVGRTAAQVAVDVAADSVVGRIVERLVLSPLL